In Zingiber officinale cultivar Zhangliang chromosome 6A, Zo_v1.1, whole genome shotgun sequence, a single genomic region encodes these proteins:
- the LOC121997008 gene encoding auxin efflux carrier component 6-like, whose amino-acid sequence MIAWKDFYAVMCAMIPLYFAMFLAYGSVKWWKIFTPEQCSGVNRFVATFAVPVLSFHFIAQNNPFQMDFRFLLADTLSKLFVLFLLFLWASFSAAACSSSRRRRRRLDWVITLFSVGTLPNTLVMGIPLLRAMYGDFTQSLMVQLVVLQCIIWYTLLLFLFEYRAATLMIQDQFPGAGAAAITKFEIDGDIISLDGRDPLQAESEIDAEGRIRVRIRRSTSSAPGSAISSSLGITPRRLSNISGAEIYSVNTPVRPAPPAEQQLTVRDITFGYRSASPYPSGYASSDAYSLQPTPRASNFNETEVVGTPAWARSPACRPTWNQSPAPSLVWPDGGQGDKDVGEEKDLSFRSTAKFVERKEDEQMAIEYDQDQEMPATRVMVRLILTMVGRKLSRNPNTYSSVLGLLWSLISFKWNLDMPILVKESIKIISDAGLGMAMFSLGLFMALQPRIIACGPKMAAISMSIRFLSGPMVMSAASMAVKLRGVKLHTAIVQAALPQGIVPFVFAREYGLHPDILSTGVIFGMLVSLPVTLLYYVLLGL is encoded by the exons ATGATTGCTTGGAAGGATTTCTACGCCGTCATGTGCGCCATGATCCCGCTCTACTTCGCCATGTTCCTCGCCTACGGTTCCGTCAAGTGGTGGAAGATCTTCACGCCGGAGCAATGCTCCGGCGTGAACCGCTTCGTCGCCACCTTCGCGGTTCCGGTCCTCTCCTTCCACTTCATCGCCCAAAACAACCCTTTTCAGATGGACTTCCGTTTTCTCCTCGCCGACACCCTCTCCAAGCTCTtcgtcctcttcctcctctttctctggGCCTCCTTCTCCGCCGCAGCTTGCAGCTCCAGtcgacgccgccgccgccgccttgaCTGGGTCATCACCTTGTTCTCCGTTGGCACGCTGCCTAATACTCTCGTCATGGGCATTCCTCTCCTCCGCGCCATGTACGGGGATTTTACGCAGAGCCTCATGGTGCAGCTCGTCGTGCTTCAGTGCATAATTTGGTACACGCTCTTGCTATTCCTCTTCGAATACCGCGCGGCGACGCTGATGATTCAAGACCAGTTCCCAGGCGCGGGGGCGGCGGCGATAACCAAGTTTGAGATCGACGGCGACATCATCTCCCTGGACGGGCGCGATCCGCTCCAGGCCGAGTCGGAGATCGACGCGGAGGGGCGCATTCGCGTCCGCATTCGGCGCTCCACCTCATCGGCTCCGGGTTCTGCCATCTCCTCCTCCCTCGGCATCACGCCCCGCCGCCTGTCCAACATCTCCGGAGCGGAGATTTACTCGGTCAACACGCCGGTGCGACCGGCTCCGCCGGCAGAGCAGCAACTCACAGTGCGGGACATCACATTCGGCTACCGCTCTGCCAGCCCTTACCCCTCGGGCTACGCCTCCTCAGACGCGTACTCCCTCCAGCCCACGCCGCGGGCCTCCAACTTTAACGAAACCGAAGTCGTCGGCACGCCGGCGTGGGCACGCTCGCCGGCGTGCAGGCCAACCTGGAACCAGTCCCCAGCGCCTTCGTTGGTGTGGCCCGATGGCGGACAAGGAGACAAGGATGTTGGAG AGGAAAAGGATTTGAGCTTCAGGAGCACTGCGAAGTTTGTGGAGCGCAAAGAAGACGAGCAAATGGCCATCGAATACGACCAAGATCAAGAGATGCCCGCCACTCGGGTCATGGTGAGGCTCATTCTTACCATGGTCGGCCGCAAACTCTCCCGCAATCCCAACACTTACTCCAGCGTTTTGGGCCTCCTCTGGTCGCTCATATCATTCAA ATGGAATTTAGACATGCCAATTCTGGTGAAGGAATCCATCAAGATAATCTCGGACGCAGGGTTGGGAATGGCCATGTTTAGTCTAG GGCTGTTCATGGCGCTGCAGCCAAGGATCATCGCTTGTGGACCAAAGATGGCAGCCATTAGCATGTCCATCCGCTTTCTTAGTGGGCCCATGGTGATGTCAGCGGCCTCCATGGCAGTGAAGCTGAGAGGAGTAAAACTTCATACGGCCATCGTCCAG GCAGCTCTTCCTCAAGGAATCGTGCCGTTTGTGTTCGCGAGGGAGTATGGTCTTCACCCTGACATCCTGAGCACCGG AGTGATCTTCGGCATGCTCGTGTCTTTGCCCGTCACCCTCCTCTACTACGTCCTCTTGGGCCTGTAA